From Spirochaetota bacterium:
CCGCGCGGCAGGGACTGAAATCGAGCGATGAAAAAAAGCTCAAGACCGCGCTCCCCGGCGAGGCGACGCTTGCCACGCTATCAGAGTTCTTCAAGGTCTTCGGCGATGTCACCAGGATCAAGATCCTGTACCTCCTGTCCCGGTCCGACCTGTGCGTGCACGACATCACCTCGATCCTGGAGATGAACCAGTCGGCCATATCCCACCAGCTGCGGATCCTCAAGCAGGCGCGCCTGGTCCGGTACCGGCGCGACGGCAGGTCGATCTGCTATTCCCTGGACGACGACCACGTGAAGCAGATCTTCAACCAGGGCTTCGAGCATATAAGCGAATGACGGGCAGAAATAAATGAAAGAACAGAGCGCTGAACATCATCATGCCGGCCATCACCATGAAGGCCACGATCACGGCCATGGGGCGCGGGGAGGCAGGCTCGTCCTGGTGATCATCTTCAACATGATCATCACGGCCGCCGAGTACGTCGGCGGGCTCCTCTCCGGCAGCCTTGCCCTGATATCCGACGCCGGCCACAACCTCTCCGACGTCCTTTCCCTCATCATGGGCTACGCCGGCGAAAGGGTGTCGGAGAAGGGCCCGGACAAGAAATTCTCTTTCGGCCTGAAGCGCTTCGAAGTGGCCGTGGCCCTGGTGAACGCCCTGTCGCTCCTCGGCATAGGCCTTTACATCGTGTACGAGGCCGTGGCGCGCTACATCAACCCGGTCCCCATCGACCTGAAAGTCATGGTCCCGGTGGCGTTCATCGGCCTGGCGGGCAATCTCTTTTCCATGCTCCTGCTGATGCGGGACCGGCACCGGACCCTGAACATGAAGGCGGCCTTCCTGCACCTCCTCTACGACACCGTCTCGTCCGTGGCGGTCATCGGCGCGGCCGTCATACTATACTTCACCGGCCTGGTCCTGGCGGACCTCGTCATCAGCCTGGTGATCGTGTTCATGATCGCCGGAAGCTCCTTTTCCATCATCCGGGACTCGATGAGGATCTTCCTGCAGGGAACGCCGGCTCATATAGACGCGGACGAGGTGTACCGCGCCATCCAGGCCATTGCCGCCGTGGGGAGCGTCCACGGCCTTCATATCTGGTCCATAAACTCGACGGAAGTGTTCCTGTCATGCCATATCTGCGTTTCGGACAGTGGCGGCGGGGGCGATACCGACGTCATCATACAGAGCGTCAACACCATGCTGGAGAACAAATACGGGATACGGCACACGACCCTCCAGGTCGAGAACACGAAGCTGTGTTCAAATTCTGGCACGTGCTGCCGTTAAGGGAGGATACCAATGAAAAAAGTCAGCGATTCGAGCATAACCATAGTGCAGCACATGACCCACCAGGAAGCGAACCTCGCCGGCAACGTCCACGGCGGCTCCATCATGAAGCTCATCGACAACACCGCCGGGATCGTGGGCGCCCGCCACACCGGCAGGAACGTGGTCACGGCCTCCATCGACCGCCTCGATTTCCACAGCCCGGTATTCGTGGGAGACCTGCTGCGCCTGACGGCGGCCATCAATTTCGTGGGAAAGACGTCCATGGAGATCGGCGTGCGGGTGGAGGCCGAGAACTTCATCACCGGCGCGGTGCGCCATACGGCGTCGGCCTATCTCACCTTCGTGGCCCTCGATGATAAGCTGAAGCCGGCCGGGGTGCCGCCTATCGAGTTCACAACGCCCGACGAGGTGCGGCGCAACTGCGAGGCCCAGGAGAGGAGGAAGCGAAGGCTCGCCGAGCGCATCGCGGAGAAGGGCGAGGGCTGTGGGAAGTAACTCACTTTTTAGGAAATTGCATTCTCAGCAGAAGGATGCTTACGATCATGCTCGATAGGGAACGATATGCCCGCCTGTGTGGATTCATCGACGGCTCCTTTGCACGCAACCACGGGGGCGCCCCGGAGGCAATCGCGGTCAGGGATCGTTTTACGGCAGGATCATCCGCCTGTACTGGCACCCCGTTTCAGGGCACTGAGGGCATGGTGTGAGGTGTTTCAACCTGCGGGCTCTGAGCATCAACCCGGTGATGGATTTCTCCGGCATCATAGCCGAGGCATGGTTCTTGACGATGCCGATCGATCCGGGATCGAGAAACGCGAACAGCTCCTCCTGCCCTTCCGCAAGATCCCAGTCGCAGTACCCGGGGCTGAAGCGCGCCGACAGGACGCAGCCCCCTTCCCGTGCCTCGTCGCGCAGGAACCGTTCGAAATCCCCGGCGAAGCGTTCCAAAAGCGCCGAGGCGGCGGCATCGGCGATGAAGGCATCATTGAGGGATACGCGCAGCCGCCTTTCGATCTCCCGGTCGACCGCGCCGCCGAGGGTCATGGCAAAGCAGATGAGAACATCTGGACCGGTGCCGCGGGCCATGCCCGCCAGCTTCGCGCTGGATATCGTGACATGTTCGCCGCGAATCGCCTGATGATCCACCGCGGCAACGGGATCGTATTCGCACCGTACCCGGGGATCGATTATTTCTCGAAGTCCGTCGCAGGCGCGCACGATGCGCTCTTCGGCGGCGTCATCGATTCTGCTGCCGGAGGGGTATCCCATCCGCAACGCGATCCTGCCCAGGAGATCGTCGGTTATCGTAAAGATGAATTCGAAAGTCTTATCCATCGCGGTTTTCTTAGCGGATCAGCGCGGAATTGAAAAGCCCTTATCATTGTGCACCGAGCAGGCGCCTGATTTCGTCCGGAGCGGTGATCGCGCTGTCGGCGTAACCATCTGCCCCCATGACAAGCGCCATATCCCCGTCAAGAGCGGCCCCGCCGACGATTATCATCACCCGGGGATGCGCGGACTTCACCCCACGTATTATATCCTTCATAGTGTCGAGACAGGTGGACATCATGGAAGAGAGGGCGATAACGGCCGGTTTATCTCTCTGAATGACGGCCTGGATCGCTCGCAAACCGACTTCCCTGCCCATGTCTATCACCGGGTACCCTCGGGCCTCCAACACCGCGGCGACGATATTCTTTCCCATATCATGGACGTCCCCTTCCACCACGCCGATGGCGATTTTCGTGGTCCCTTTCGGGCTCCGCATCCCGGGATACGATATCCGCAGCTGTTTCGCTCCCGCCCGGAACGTATCGATGACAAGCAAAAATTCCGGCAGGGAAATCCTTTTCCCGGACAGGCCGCATCTCGCGGAATCCATCGCGCATATGAGCGCGTCCCGGGCTTTCTCTGCCGGGATGCCCTGACGTTTAGCCAGAAGGATCACGCCGCGAATCGCCGGCGCGTCATGGGCAAGGAGCGCCTCGTCAATGCCTGTCATAACAGATGCGGTATCTTTTTTCATTGCCGGTTTTCCTGGAGTAGTATCAGCCGAAACGGCGGGCCGCTTCCATCATAGCGAACGCGTTCGTGAGGGGAATATTGGGGGGATATTCGCATCCCGGAGCGAGGATATAGCCTCCATCCTTCCCCAATACGTCAATCTGTCTTTTACACGCATCCATTACCTGTTCCGGCGTGCCGTGTATCAGAAGCTGCGTGGGAATATACCCGATGATCGTGGTCCGATCGCCATAGCGTCGTTTCAAATCAGCGTCCGTGGCGCAGTCATGGGGTAGATGGGCGATGCTCATCACGTGCGGCTCCATCCATTTCAGCATAAGATCCGCATAGGGGCCGTGACCGCAGTTGTGTACGCCGACAAAGCACTTCTTCCGCCTGATTGCCCTGCTTATCTCCCGGGCACACGGGCCTTCGATGCGCTCCCAGATTTCCCGCGGCAGTCCGTTTTCACCGGCATAGAGCGTGTCTATAGCCACCGCCGGTATCCCCGCGTCGCACTGTGCCTCGGCGTACCGCACCAGGGTTTCGGTCACCGCTTCGCAGGCCTTCTGCACTTTGTCGGGATACCGCACGCAATCCCGGAAGAACTGTTCCGCGCCCCTGAGCATGCTGAGCACCCCCGCGGGACCGAACACGAACCCTCCCACGAGGCCCCGCATACCGACACGCCGCACCATGATATGGCACAATTTCAGGAACTCCCCCATGCGCCGCCAGTCACCGTCTCCCAGCGGTTTTAATTTTCCATAATCGTCCGGGGTTTTTATGAGGGGTTTCCTGTAATCGGGCCGCGCGGTTGAATCGTCAGGATAAATCATCGCCTGCCCGAAATCGGCCGCCTCGACCGAAAGATCGAGCATGAGAACGATCAGATCGCCCCCGATGAACTCGAAGCCGGAATAGAACACATCGGCCGCCGCTTCCCCGTTGAGGGAAAGGTCAGGAAAGGTGATGCCCTTAATGGCGCGGGCCGCCGAACATACGAGAGGCGTCACCGGGACCCTATCGGTCTTTTCATGGTACAACGCGGCGAAGGTTCGTTCAACCGTGGTGAGGGATGAGATTCTTCCCCGGAGGCTGACGGCCCGCGCGACGGCCTTCAACACCGGTTCAGGCACTTCACCAGGGGGAGGAACGATTCCCTCTCTCAATGACGACAAGACCCTTCCAGCATTCATCGCGGCACATTCCCATACGGATGATTTATAATAACGGTGTTTGGAACGGCATATTACGTCAATAAAAATTTATAAATAACAGTTATTCAAATAATTGATAAACAAAGGGCGTCATGATGATAGCCCCGATGAAATGGCCCAGAGCCTTTATCTTACTTTTACTTTTTAGGAAATTGCATTCTCATAAGAATAGGTCCGCGGGACACGATGAGTTTTATCCGAATTTGCCCCCTCTCAAATTAAGCCCCTTCCGTCAGAAAAAGCGCCGGACAGAGGCTTAAAATTTCGTGCGCACTGTGAAAATTGAGTAGAATTCCTGAAAAGTCGAAAAGAATGCCTACCCGCGGATTAGTACAACAGCAGTCAGCAATATTTACAAAAAAATTTTAAGTATTATTGAGTAAAACTGAGCATCATGGCCCTTTCTTCATTCTGAAATATCCGCCATGAAGCAAGTGCGTCATCCATAATTTCCGCCATTCCCGGTCGGCCAGGATGAATGAACGGCGATGACGCATGATGAAAACTATCTGTAATTTTATACGCGCCCCCGTCGGGGTACGGG
This genomic window contains:
- a CDS encoding helix-turn-helix transcriptional regulator, whose protein sequence is MNRAGQSAARQGLKSSDEKKLKTALPGEATLATLSEFFKVFGDVTRIKILYLLSRSDLCVHDITSILEMNQSAISHQLRILKQARLVRYRRDGRSICYSLDDDHVKQIFNQGFEHISE
- a CDS encoding cation transporter; translated protein: MKEQSAEHHHAGHHHEGHDHGHGARGGRLVLVIIFNMIITAAEYVGGLLSGSLALISDAGHNLSDVLSLIMGYAGERVSEKGPDKKFSFGLKRFEVAVALVNALSLLGIGLYIVYEAVARYINPVPIDLKVMVPVAFIGLAGNLFSMLLLMRDRHRTLNMKAAFLHLLYDTVSSVAVIGAAVILYFTGLVLADLVISLVIVFMIAGSSFSIIRDSMRIFLQGTPAHIDADEVYRAIQAIAAVGSVHGLHIWSINSTEVFLSCHICVSDSGGGGDTDVIIQSVNTMLENKYGIRHTTLQVENTKLCSNSGTCCR
- a CDS encoding acyl-CoA thioesterase → MKKVSDSSITIVQHMTHQEANLAGNVHGGSIMKLIDNTAGIVGARHTGRNVVTASIDRLDFHSPVFVGDLLRLTAAINFVGKTSMEIGVRVEAENFITGAVRHTASAYLTFVALDDKLKPAGVPPIEFTTPDEVRRNCEAQERRKRRLAERIAEKGEGCGK
- a CDS encoding cobalamin-dependent protein (Presence of a B(12) (cobalamin)-binding domain implies dependence on cobalamin itself, in one of its several forms, or in some unusual lineages, dependence on a cobalamin-like analog.), whose protein sequence is MKKDTASVMTGIDEALLAHDAPAIRGVILLAKRQGIPAEKARDALICAMDSARCGLSGKRISLPEFLLVIDTFRAGAKQLRISYPGMRSPKGTTKIAIGVVEGDVHDMGKNIVAAVLEARGYPVIDMGREVGLRAIQAVIQRDKPAVIALSSMMSTCLDTMKDIIRGVKSAHPRVMIIVGGAALDGDMALVMGADGYADSAITAPDEIRRLLGAQ
- a CDS encoding uroporphyrinogen decarboxylase family protein — protein: MNAGRVLSSLREGIVPPPGEVPEPVLKAVARAVSLRGRISSLTTVERTFAALYHEKTDRVPVTPLVCSAARAIKGITFPDLSLNGEAAADVFYSGFEFIGGDLIVLMLDLSVEAADFGQAMIYPDDSTARPDYRKPLIKTPDDYGKLKPLGDGDWRRMGEFLKLCHIMVRRVGMRGLVGGFVFGPAGVLSMLRGAEQFFRDCVRYPDKVQKACEAVTETLVRYAEAQCDAGIPAVAIDTLYAGENGLPREIWERIEGPCAREISRAIRRKKCFVGVHNCGHGPYADLMLKWMEPHVMSIAHLPHDCATDADLKRRYGDRTTIIGYIPTQLLIHGTPEQVMDACKRQIDVLGKDGGYILAPGCEYPPNIPLTNAFAMMEAARRFG